One segment of Rhodopirellula baltica SH 1 DNA contains the following:
- a CDS encoding tetratricopeptide repeat protein, whose product MTTTLSNKLAFAIVAACLSCTMVPAQFAWSVDQEAPPSETPTTQTELLAASEFDDRVQTTLRWWSDRDRWRSDVAQAIRHHDPEISDRARWVQSQWQRGILSDTPTELADILSKVSPAEAIEVLLEAGRFRAATVAMEEASGTIEYEAILARISLVVESRYPIYARIAVLQNSLPELIAFLDRASANKKMALCRDDLIRRPGDSPSLPATAETWRDDQRAEALCVMHLQRGNLEAASEVAQKHDELAQQQSAETDEPNTSRHSLNRVVRMVTSDWNAIAEESAQEATRLDESAGEGTPVEQQLARDEAVRHWSDTLLAATRSGNDSLRLAAIEALTGDREKSLSPSYETLRWRSLLIHGEVDSAIDILERQSPREASAVAIKTSRHARGLQLLGFEAEQLDTHLEQWIDEAIDQQRSVSEEELTSGSGVAPKEKVLDCLALMRTAIDIGRPDFAYRIATQFSDSRMYVKASPGRESVLTQHFVLATLAATNKTDWIFELAAPEKPSLLSRLSLRLVSRVVEPTNEELLYYLNWFIFHHRPKWSTEQSFITACEIARAAPEDVRNHREWIELLGEHLRSGESENDLQQRTKVDEYTLSESDVPSAQQWEALFEAHGRADFVRGIVRGMAQNGDLPARLKLLTDHHRDDSHAPTPEDFESIWQELTSEPQSVLNAGLRDDAMIGFQVVLQQLMLAQRDGDQLLADELRTQLQVMAATPSTDMRQQMADALAGAGMWDLAEDLYQSLLLITAFESDETLALMDIARAYNRFVLRRTTAASADEGNAAEAELEQLPPDAIEKRLQAIRWYDLGFAGTLAASDYQEINYVLLPQLILRNQLELILQSDKQQLTADEQREVKRIFELLLRFEPIDIHSAELMLPRIKQLGMTQSADEWLNRIVDAGMEHLRLFPLDATTANNVAWCAVRNRSRLDDALDMSRHAVSIEPNSAVYRDTLAEILAQQGEINQALLLERTSLLDDPGQWHLHLQIDRFESMKEEE is encoded by the coding sequence GTGACCACCACCTTGAGTAACAAGCTAGCGTTCGCGATTGTCGCCGCGTGTCTGTCCTGCACCATGGTTCCCGCTCAATTCGCATGGAGCGTGGACCAGGAGGCACCACCCTCGGAAACGCCGACAACTCAAACGGAATTGCTGGCTGCTTCGGAGTTCGACGATCGAGTTCAAACAACGTTGCGGTGGTGGAGTGATCGAGATCGCTGGCGGTCTGATGTCGCCCAGGCGATCCGACATCATGATCCCGAAATTTCGGATCGCGCCCGGTGGGTTCAATCTCAATGGCAACGTGGGATTCTCTCCGACACACCCACCGAACTGGCCGACATTCTCTCCAAAGTCAGTCCTGCCGAAGCGATCGAAGTGTTGCTCGAAGCTGGCCGATTCCGTGCCGCCACCGTCGCGATGGAGGAAGCTTCCGGAACGATCGAATACGAAGCCATCCTCGCTCGAATTTCGTTGGTCGTCGAGTCTCGCTATCCGATCTACGCCCGGATCGCGGTCCTACAAAATTCGCTGCCCGAATTGATCGCATTCTTGGATCGTGCTTCGGCCAACAAAAAAATGGCACTCTGCCGGGACGACTTGATTCGCCGCCCCGGCGATTCGCCATCGCTTCCGGCCACCGCAGAAACGTGGCGAGATGACCAACGTGCCGAAGCATTGTGCGTGATGCATTTGCAGCGTGGAAATCTTGAAGCCGCTTCCGAAGTCGCGCAGAAGCACGACGAACTTGCTCAGCAACAATCAGCGGAAACCGACGAGCCCAACACATCGCGGCACTCGCTCAACCGAGTCGTGCGAATGGTGACGTCGGATTGGAATGCGATCGCGGAAGAATCCGCTCAGGAAGCCACACGGCTCGATGAATCCGCCGGCGAAGGAACACCGGTCGAGCAACAATTGGCACGCGACGAAGCCGTTCGGCACTGGTCCGACACCCTGCTCGCCGCCACTCGATCGGGCAATGACTCGCTTCGCCTCGCAGCCATCGAAGCGTTGACAGGAGACCGCGAAAAAAGTCTTTCTCCGTCCTACGAAACGCTTCGTTGGCGATCATTGCTGATCCACGGCGAAGTCGACTCCGCCATCGATATTTTGGAACGGCAATCACCGCGGGAGGCATCGGCGGTCGCGATCAAAACGTCACGTCATGCTCGCGGGTTACAGCTTTTGGGATTCGAAGCTGAACAACTCGATACGCACTTGGAACAATGGATCGACGAAGCCATCGATCAACAACGCAGTGTGTCTGAAGAGGAATTGACTTCCGGATCGGGCGTTGCACCGAAAGAAAAAGTCCTGGATTGCCTCGCTCTGATGCGAACGGCAATTGACATTGGTCGGCCAGACTTCGCGTATCGAATCGCAACTCAATTTTCCGATTCGAGAATGTATGTCAAAGCCTCACCAGGCCGCGAATCGGTTTTGACTCAGCATTTTGTTCTCGCGACGCTCGCCGCAACGAACAAGACTGATTGGATTTTCGAATTGGCCGCACCTGAAAAACCCAGCCTGCTTTCTCGGCTGTCACTGCGTTTGGTTTCGCGTGTGGTCGAACCGACCAACGAAGAGCTCCTCTACTACCTCAATTGGTTCATCTTTCACCATCGTCCGAAATGGTCGACCGAACAAAGCTTCATCACGGCGTGTGAGATCGCACGAGCCGCTCCGGAAGATGTTCGCAACCATCGTGAATGGATCGAGTTACTCGGCGAACACCTTCGTTCCGGTGAATCGGAAAACGATCTCCAACAACGAACCAAAGTCGATGAATACACGCTGTCGGAATCAGATGTCCCCTCCGCTCAACAGTGGGAAGCACTTTTTGAAGCACACGGTCGAGCGGATTTCGTCCGCGGGATCGTTCGAGGAATGGCTCAAAACGGAGACCTACCGGCGCGTTTGAAATTGTTGACCGACCACCATCGCGATGACTCACACGCTCCCACGCCGGAGGATTTCGAGAGCATCTGGCAGGAGTTGACGAGTGAACCGCAATCGGTACTGAATGCGGGATTGCGAGACGACGCGATGATCGGGTTCCAGGTCGTTCTGCAGCAACTGATGCTTGCACAACGAGATGGTGACCAATTGTTGGCTGACGAGCTTCGCACCCAATTGCAAGTCATGGCGGCAACACCATCAACCGACATGCGACAACAAATGGCGGACGCGTTGGCCGGTGCCGGCATGTGGGATTTAGCGGAAGACTTATACCAATCACTGCTTTTAATCACCGCGTTTGAATCAGACGAAACGCTTGCCTTGATGGACATCGCTCGAGCTTACAACCGGTTCGTCCTACGACGCACCACGGCAGCCTCCGCCGACGAGGGCAACGCGGCGGAAGCGGAATTGGAACAACTACCACCCGACGCGATTGAAAAACGCTTGCAAGCGATTCGCTGGTATGACCTGGGGTTTGCGGGCACCTTGGCAGCCTCGGACTATCAAGAAATTAACTACGTCCTTTTGCCACAGTTGATCCTACGCAACCAGTTGGAACTGATCCTGCAATCTGACAAGCAACAACTGACGGCGGACGAGCAACGGGAGGTCAAACGTATCTTTGAACTGCTGCTTCGCTTCGAGCCCATCGACATCCACTCGGCCGAGTTGATGTTGCCACGAATCAAACAACTGGGCATGACGCAGTCCGCCGACGAATGGCTCAACCGCATCGTGGACGCCGGCATGGAACATCTTCGCCTTTTCCCGCTCGACGCCACGACCGCGAACAATGTTGCTTGGTGTGCCGTTCGAAATCGTTCAAGATTGGACGACGCGTTGGACATGTCACGCCACGCTGTTTCGATCGAACCGAACAGCGCTGTCTACCGTGACACGCTCGCTGAAATCCTGGCCCAGCAAGGCGAGATCAACCAAGCCCTGCTGCTCGAGCGAACCAGCCTGTTGGACGATCCGGGCCAATGGCACTTGCATCTTCAAATCGACCGATTCGAGTCGATGAAAGAAGAAGAGTAA
- a CDS encoding HEAT repeat domain-containing protein translates to MWNLFHRSSIVLMVAFCAQAPGVQAADFVFEEREPNSPAATETDTKYPEQIVDRLFEMSVSDPSPVIRVNALQACANIPDGGDCLNDAVEQCLDASDLFVRLNAIQMLDRVELKPQRKVDAAIDYLEMRYQNPDRRTPLSHRSMAPAVGVLTKHSDIANATLAERLQATGPMTLLHLQLAGVLNLNVVENVDCLNELSKSGDQEIRGEVVSLWSKYLASVATPLPQSDLGEKLKDVAPKLFSYAEKIISRYDKDESKSLDEREWKQMLMSPASADLNQDKIITIEEYALHMHNRSKK, encoded by the coding sequence ATGTGGAATCTTTTTCATCGCAGTTCAATCGTTTTGATGGTGGCGTTTTGTGCTCAGGCCCCCGGAGTTCAAGCGGCAGATTTCGTGTTTGAAGAGCGGGAGCCCAATTCGCCGGCGGCGACAGAAACTGACACGAAATATCCCGAGCAGATCGTCGACCGATTGTTTGAAATGTCAGTCAGCGATCCGTCACCTGTGATTCGAGTCAATGCTCTTCAAGCGTGTGCGAACATTCCGGATGGGGGAGATTGTTTGAACGATGCGGTCGAACAGTGCCTCGACGCTTCCGATCTCTTCGTGCGTTTGAATGCGATTCAAATGTTAGATCGAGTGGAGTTGAAGCCGCAGCGAAAGGTCGATGCCGCAATTGACTACTTGGAAATGCGGTATCAGAACCCGGACCGACGTACCCCGCTGAGCCATCGGTCGATGGCTCCCGCCGTCGGTGTGTTGACGAAGCATTCGGACATCGCAAACGCAACGCTCGCAGAGCGGCTACAAGCGACCGGTCCGATGACGTTGCTTCATTTACAGCTCGCAGGGGTGTTGAACTTGAACGTTGTCGAGAATGTGGATTGCTTGAATGAGCTATCGAAATCGGGCGACCAAGAGATTCGCGGCGAAGTTGTCTCGTTGTGGTCGAAGTACTTGGCAAGCGTGGCAACGCCACTTCCGCAGTCTGACCTCGGCGAGAAGCTCAAAGATGTCGCTCCAAAACTTTTTTCCTACGCCGAGAAGATCATCAGCCGATACGACAAAGACGAATCCAAGTCTCTCGATGAGCGTGAGTGGAAACAAATGCTGATGAGTCCGGCATCCGCGGATCTCAATCAAGATAAGATCATCACCATTGAGGAGTATGCCTTGCACATGCACAACCGATCAAAGAAGTAA